From Planctomycetota bacterium:
ACGCCGCGATCGCCCGGACGACGGCCTCGTCATCGAAGGCCCGCAGGTCCTCGCGTGACCCGCCGCCGCGAATGAGCAGGATGGCGTCGATGCGGCCGGTGCCGCCGCGGGTGGCGTCGAGGTGTGCGATCGCATCAGCCACCGATGAGGCTGCGGCGTCGCCCTGAACGGTGACCGGGTAGAGCGCAAGGCGAACCGACGGGAACGGCCGAAGCACCTTGAGCGCGTCCTGCAGCGCGTCGGCCTGCGGGCTCGTCACGAGGACGACGCGCGACGGAAACCTCGGCACGGCCAGCTTGCGCGAGGCGTCGAAGAGCCCTTCGTTTGCGAGCTTCTCGCGAAGCCGACGGATCGCCGCCTCGATCGCACCCTCGCCAGCCGGATCGATGCGGTCGCAGATGATCGAGAGCTGCCCGCCTCGCCCGTAGAAGTTGACCCGGCCGCGGACGATCACCTCGTCGCCGACTTCGGGTCGGAATCGGTTGCGTGACAGCTTGCTCTGGTAGATGACGGTCTGGACGCGGGCCTTGGCGTCTTTGAGCGTCATGTAGCCGTGACCGGCGGTCGAGACGGTCCATTCGCCCACCTCGCCGCGAAGGCGGAGATCGTCCGCGAAGCCCGCCTTGAGTACGCGGTCGGCCTCGTCCGCGAACTGGGACACGCTCCAAGGCTCGTCGTCGCTGCCTGCAGGCTTGGCTTTCGGCGCG
This genomic window contains:
- the xseA gene encoding exodeoxyribonuclease VII large subunit, producing the protein MSDDAPTVWDVRANLTAPRRPSAPKAKPAGSDDEPWSVSQFADEADRVLKAGFADDLRLRGEVGEWTVSTAGHGYMTLKDAKARVQTVIYQSKLSRNRFRPEVGDEVIVRGRVNFYGRGGQLSIICDRIDPAGEGAIEAAIRRLREKLANEGLFDASRKLAVPRFPSRVVLVTSPQADALQDALKVLRPFPSVRLALYPVTVQGDAAASSVADAIAHLDATRGGTGRIDAILLIRGGGSREDLRAFDDEAVVRAIAACRIPVVTGIGHDTDVSLSDGVADVHAHTPTQAAR